The sequence below is a genomic window from Microcoleus sp. bin38.metabat.b11b12b14.051.
CTTGAGATTAGTTCCCTCTGCTATCCCATCGCTTTGGAATCATGGGTATTGAGACTGACTATGACAAAAAGTATATTTAACCAGACTGCAATGCCTATTTTCAACGGACTTGCCAGAATTTAACTGTTGTGAAACCAGAACCCAAAGCCGCACCCTGACAAAACTCATAGGATTTTAGACTTCGACTTCGCGAGCGTCGAACGATTTTAGACTTCGACTTCGCTCAGTCGAACGATTTTAGACTTCGACTTCGCGAGCGTCGAACGATTTTAGATTGATAATGCCTGATGACTACTATGGTTTGCAGCACTGCTGTGCAGTGGCGTTCTTTGTTGGAACTGGTATAGAACTATCTGTCGTTGCCGCTTGACTTTTGCTCTATCTATGGGGCTTTGCCACTAATGGGCGATCGACCTACTAAGACTGTCGCGCAAGTCACTTTTTTATTCCTTAATTATGCCGCAACCTTCTGCCTGTCGCAGCCTTCCGCCTTCAGACGACTAATGCTTAAATTTATTGGGATTCTGCAAAAGCCATCCATAACATCGTTTTAAACTACAATTGGTTGATTCCCGACTAGCCCGATCGAACATTATAAGAATCGTAGAGAATTTATATGGACGCCGCAGCACTCTGGCAACGCTATCAAGACTGGCTTTACTATCACCAGGGATTGGGACTTTATCTCGATATCAGCCGCATGGGATTCGACAACGATGCGCTAACAGCACTGAAGCCCAAATTTGACAAAGCTTTCAAAGACATGACAGCTTTGGAAGCAGGTGCGATCGCCAATCCCGACGAACACCGCATGGTTGGTCACTACTGGCTGCGAAACCCCGATTTAGCTCCCACTCCAGAATTAAAACAAGAAATAGTCGCAGGCATATCACAAGTAGAAGAATTTGTCAAGAAAGTTCAAAACCGCGATATTAAACCGCCATTTGCTCCGCAATTTACCGATATTATCTCGATCGGCATTGGCGGTTCTGCCCTCGGCCCTCAATTCGTCGCCGAAGCCTTATCTCCAGACATTCCGCCCCTAGCAATTCATTTTATCGACAACACAGATCCCGCTGGGATCGATCGCATCCTCAACAAAATCAAAGACAAACTCAGCAGCACCTTAGTAATTACTATTTCCAAATCCGGCGGCACCCCCGAACCCCGCAACGGCATGATCGAAGTTCAAAAAGCCTTCGCAGCCCAAAAACTCGACTTTGCCAAACAGGCAATTGCCATCACCGGCACAGACAGCCAACTAGACAAATTAGCCAAATCACAAGGCTGGATTACCAGCTTCCCCATGTCAGACTGGGTGGGAGGACGCACTTCGGAACTCTCAGCAGTAGGACTTTTGCCAGCAGCTTTACAAGGAATCGACATTCGAGCGATGCTCGATGGCGCTAAAGTCATGGACGAAGCTACCAGAATTCCCGACATTAAAAACAATCCCGCCGCCCTTTTAGCCATGTCCTGGTATGTTGCGTGCAACGGACGCGGCGAGAAAGACATGGTAGTTTTGCCTTACAAAGATTCCCTACTATTGTTCAGCCGCTATTTGCAGCAGCTAGTCATGGAGTCGATCGGCAAAGAAAAAGATTTAGACGGCAAAACAGTTTATCAAGGAATAGCAGTCTACGGCAACAAAGGTAGCACCGACCAACACGCCTACGTCCAGCAACTACGAGAAGGCGTGCCGAATTTCTTCCTAACATTTATCGAAGTTTTGGAAGACAGACAAGGCATTTCTGCTGAAGTAGAAACAGGCGTCACCTCGGGAGATTATTTATCTGGTTTGTTGCAGGGAACTCGACAAGCTTTGTACGAAAATCACCGAGATTCAATCACCGTCACAATTCCCCAAGTCAACCCTCGGACAGTAGGAGCCTTAATCGCCCTCTATGAAAGAGCCGTAGGTTTTTACGGTTCCTTGGTGAATGTCAATGCGTATCACCAACCAGGGGTCGAAGCAGGCAAAAAAGCGGCCGCTGCTGTGTTGGAGTTGCAGCAACTGGTATTGGAAGCGATCAAAAATACTCAAACACCTCTGTCTGTAGCAGAAATAGCCAAAAAAGCAGGAAAGCCAGAGCAAATCGAGACAATTTACAAAACTCTGCGGCATTTGGCCGCCAATGGGCGTGGCGTAGCTTTGCAGGGAACATTAGCGCAGCCTGGTACTTTAACTGCAACTTATCAAGAGAATTAAACAGTAGAATTAAAAATTAAAAGTGACTAATTTCACTTTTAATTTTTCATGTTTAATTTTTAATGTCCGCCCATGCCCTTGACGATTCTGGTTGCTGACGACGATTTCGCGACGCGCTTGTCGATTACCGACTATCTGGAAATTACTGGATACTCTGTAATCGCTGCTGAGAACGGCAAAGAAGCTTTAGGCTTGGTAGAGGAATATCAGCCCCATCTGATTGTCACCGACATTACAATGCCCGAGATGGATGGCTACGAATTTGTACGCCGAGTTCGGACTCGTCCCGCTTTCCGCTTGCTACCGGTGATTTTTTTGACGGAACGGACGAGCACGCAGGAACGGATTCGCGGCTATCAGATGGGGTGCGA
It includes:
- a CDS encoding glucose-6-phosphate isomerase encodes the protein MDAAALWQRYQDWLYYHQGLGLYLDISRMGFDNDALTALKPKFDKAFKDMTALEAGAIANPDEHRMVGHYWLRNPDLAPTPELKQEIVAGISQVEEFVKKVQNRDIKPPFAPQFTDIISIGIGGSALGPQFVAEALSPDIPPLAIHFIDNTDPAGIDRILNKIKDKLSSTLVITISKSGGTPEPRNGMIEVQKAFAAQKLDFAKQAIAITGTDSQLDKLAKSQGWITSFPMSDWVGGRTSELSAVGLLPAALQGIDIRAMLDGAKVMDEATRIPDIKNNPAALLAMSWYVACNGRGEKDMVVLPYKDSLLLFSRYLQQLVMESIGKEKDLDGKTVYQGIAVYGNKGSTDQHAYVQQLREGVPNFFLTFIEVLEDRQGISAEVETGVTSGDYLSGLLQGTRQALYENHRDSITVTIPQVNPRTVGALIALYERAVGFYGSLVNVNAYHQPGVEAGKKAAAAVLELQQLVLEAIKNTQTPLSVAEIAKKAGKPEQIETIYKTLRHLAANGRGVALQGTLAQPGTLTATYQEN